A region from the Triticum urartu cultivar G1812 chromosome 1, Tu2.1, whole genome shotgun sequence genome encodes:
- the LOC125532935 gene encoding transmembrane and coiled-coil domain-containing protein 4-like, translated as MATSSTLSQTQRYAAGALLALALRQAQIHQRVLLGSHGLDEGPDPETVVLSSDDPDGRDLWTHDSRGLLRPVLRFLEIDPKAWPGVEKTAATSQPKHHIGAFLRKVFEDEDDGEKAAADRSDLELALAKAVDAMAMGLENDVAPDDLFNQHVLGADNDEEPADDGSPSSPGGGGRSKDYRKMAVLYMLLSACVADVNMGEDGMGSPRIRKGYDARHRVALRLIATWLDVKWIKMEAVEIMVACSAMAAAKEEEKLRESTSPRSRWQKWRRGGIIGAAALTGGTLMAISGGLAAPAIAAGFTALAPTLHALVPVIGASGFAAIATAAGHTAGSVAVAASFGAAGAGLTGSKMAKRIGDVKEFEFKALGQNHNQGRLAVCIMVSGFAFNEDDFLKPWEGWKTNLERYILQWETKHIIALSTAIQDFLASRFAMELMREGAMQTVLSGIISAFAWPATLVAAADFIDSTWSVAIDRSDKVGIMLAEVLLNGLQGSRPVTLIGFSLGARVVFKCLQELALSGNNEGIVERAVLIGAPISVNDELWGPARKMVAGRLVNVYSTKDWILGVTFRASLLTQGLAGIQAIQVPGVENVDVSELVVGHSSYLGLMQQILEQLELNTYYPVFSPSTPRSSTPRSK; from the exons ATGGCCACGTCGTCGACGCTGAGCCAGACGCAGCGGTACGCCGCGGGTGCGCTCCTCGCGCTCGCGCTCCGCCAGGCGCAGATCCACCAGCGCGTCCTTCTCGGCTCCCACGGCCTCGACGAGGGCCCGGACCCTGAGACCGTCGTCCTCTCCAGCGACGACCCCGACGGCCGCGACCTCTGGACCCACGACTCCCGCGGCCTCCTCCGCCCCGTCCTCCG GTTTCTCGAGATCGACCCCAAGGCCTGGCCGGGCGTGGAGAAGACGGCGGCGACCTCCCAGCCCAAGCACCACATTGGAGCC TTTCTCCGGAAAGTGTTCGAGGACGAAGACGACGGCGAGAAGGCCGCCGCCGATAGGTCCGACCTCGAGCTGGCGCTCGCCAAAGCCGTCGACGCGATGGCGATGGGCCTGGAGAACGACGTTGCACCAGACGACTTGTTCAACCAACACGTGCTCGGCGCCGACAATGACGAAGAACCGGCTGACGACGGCTCGCCGTCGtcgccgggcggcggcgggcgctcCAAGGACTACCGGAAGATGGCGGTGCTGTACATGCTCCTCTCAGCCTGCGTGGCGGACGTGAACATGGGCGAGGACGGCATGGGGTCCCCCCGCATCAGGAAGGGCTACGACGCCCGCCACCGCGTCGCGCTCCGGCTGATCGCGACTTGGCTCGACGTCAAGTGGATCAAGATG GAAGCTGTCGAGATAATGGTTGCTTGCTCTGCTATGGCTGCAGCGAAAGAGGAAGAGAAATTGCGTGAAAGTACGTCGCCGAGAAGCAGGTGGCAGAAATGGAGGCGCGGGGGGATCATCGGCGCCGCCGCCTTGACCGGAGGGACGCTCATGGCTATCTCCGGGG GTCTAGCTGCTCCGGCGATTGCTGCAGGGTTCACTGCTCTTGCTCCGACGTTGCACGCACTTGTCCCTGTGATAGGGGCTAGCGGATTTGCTGCTATAGCTACTGCTGCTGGACACACCGCTGGCTCAGTAGCAGTTGCCGCATCATTTGGAG CTGCTGGAGCTGGGTTAACTGGTTCCAAAATGGCCAAAAGAATTGGAGATGTGAAAGAATTCGAGTTCAAAGCCCTCGGCCAGAACCATAACCAGGGT CGCCTAGCAGTCTGCATCATGGTTTCTGGATTCGCTTTTAATGAAGACGATTTTTTAAAGCCGTGGGAAGGATGGAAAACTAACTTAGAGAG GTACATTCTTCAGTGGGAGACTAAGCATATAATTGCCTTGAGTACAGCAATACAGGATTTTCTGGCATCAA GATTTGCAATGGAGCTGATGAGGGAAGGTGCGATGCAGACTGTGTTAAGCGGTATAATTTCAGCATTTGCATGGCCTGCTACCTTGGTAGCTGCTGCAGATTTTATTGACAGCACATGGTCCGTTGCTATTGACAG ATCAGATAAGGTTGGGATAATGCTTGCTGAAGTGTTGCTCAATGGACTGCAAGGAAGCAG GCCTGTCACTCTCATAGGTTTTTCACTCGGTGCGCGTGTCGTGTTCAAATGTTTGCAGGAATTAGCTCTTTCGGGCAATAACG AGGGAATCGTCGAGAGGGCTGTGCTGATAGGTGCACCGATTTCAGTTAATGACGAGTTGTGGGGGCCTGCCAGGAAG ATGGTTGCTGGAAGGCTTGTGAACGTGTACTCCACCAAGGATTGGATCCTCGGCGTCACTTTCCGGGCGAG TCTGCTCACGCAAGGTTTGGCTGGCATCCAAGCAATCCAAGTCCCCGGAGTTGAAAAT GTTGATGTTAGCGAGCTCGTCGTGGGGCACTCCTCCTACCTGGGACTCATGCAGCAGATCCTGGAGCAGCTGGAGCTGAATACTTACTACCCGGTGTTCTCCCCCTCCACGCCCAGGTCCAGCACGCCCAGATCGAAATAA